One Clostridium novyi NT genomic window carries:
- a CDS encoding AAA family ATPase, with amino-acid sequence MYTELIKIIEGGLKGDKEKVLNYSKVLVENLKKEGQENLSKRILNIIEHNNTRMISLDSFATKPVDQESRMDIVDIKMPTSIGENLIFDRFIEEEVRDFIETFEYRDVLKSKGIDVSNTLLLYGPPGCGKTSLAKHISNKTQLPLVTARFDSLLSSLLGNTAKNIRKIFDYASKRPCILFLDEFDVIAKVRDDKNELGELKRVVNSLLQNIDEFNEESILIAATNHHELLDSAIWRRFYKIVELGKPSKKQIEKLVIGYCKNYPVDFIENDKKMDNVIDAVTELSPADIKNIIYTSIKKSIIRKNTSLEFIQVIYETYLFKNHNVTNEENLIKYLNSYGVTQKEIVEYFDFSIRKVREILSK; translated from the coding sequence ATGTATACGGAATTAATTAAGATAATTGAGGGTGGACTTAAGGGGGATAAGGAGAAAGTTTTAAACTATTCAAAAGTATTAGTTGAGAATTTAAAAAAAGAGGGCCAAGAGAATTTATCTAAAAGGATATTAAATATTATAGAACATAATAATACAAGAATGATATCACTTGACTCATTTGCTACTAAACCTGTAGATCAAGAAAGTAGGATGGATATAGTTGATATAAAGATGCCAACTTCTATAGGTGAAAATCTTATATTTGATAGGTTTATAGAAGAAGAGGTCAGAGATTTTATTGAAACTTTTGAATATAGAGATGTACTAAAAAGTAAGGGCATTGATGTAAGTAATACTTTATTACTTTATGGACCACCTGGGTGCGGTAAAACTTCATTAGCAAAGCATATAAGCAATAAAACACAGTTACCATTAGTAACAGCACGGTTTGATTCATTATTATCTTCACTTTTAGGGAACACAGCTAAAAATATAAGAAAAATATTTGATTACGCATCTAAAAGACCATGTATATTATTTTTAGATGAATTTGATGTAATTGCAAAAGTAAGAGATGATAAAAATGAGTTAGGAGAATTAAAAAGGGTAGTAAATAGTTTGCTTCAAAATATTGATGAATTTAATGAAGAAAGTATTTTGATAGCTGCTACAAATCATCATGAATTGCTAGATTCGGCTATTTGGAGAAGATTTTATAAAATTGTAGAGTTAGGTAAGCCATCAAAAAAGCAAATTGAGAAATTAGTTATTGGTTATTGTAAAAATTATCCGGTTGATTTTATTGAAAATGATAAGAAGATGGATAATGTAATAGATGCAGTAACCGAACTAAGTCCAGCGGATATAAAAAACATTATATATACATCAATTAAAAAATCAATAATTAGAAAAAATACTAGTTTAGAATTTATTCAAGTTATATATGAAACCTATTTATTTAAAAATCATAATGTTACAAATGAAGAAAATTTAATTAAATATTTAAATTCATATGGTGTAACACAAAAAGAAATTGTAGAATATTTTGATTTTTCTATAAGAAAAGTTAGAGAGATATTAAGTAAATAA
- a CDS encoding glucosaminidase domain-containing protein, translating into MDKQTEFIQKIKDAAIETQKKYGIFASVTISQAILESGWGTSTLAQQYNNLFGIKALRDWTGETVNLDTKEYTNDGIITVKQPFRIYKSWRESILDHAKFLKAKWYTESGVFKATNYLEQIKAIVVGGYCSAPDYIEKVENIIKKYNLNEVDNNMEITRKISNYNHSSGNNIKFIVMHDTGNYKDTALANANYFGGGNRNASAHYFVDENNIVQVVEDSNAAWHCGDGHGNYGITNHNSIGIEMCNSGGYIADATINNALWLVKKLQAKYNIDNDNVVRHYDASRKNCPANMSTNNWAKWWVFKSRLTDNKGVTLPSISNVPLWKLCINGKIVERLQHELNTQFHARIKEDGWFGDTTLNKCCIVTQGAKGNITKIIQERLIDKGYSVGKWGADGSFGSGTYDAVVKLQKDNSLSADGIVGKDTWRALFKK; encoded by the coding sequence ATGGATAAGCAAACAGAATTTATTCAAAAAATTAAGGATGCAGCAATAGAAACGCAAAAGAAATACGGAATTTTTGCTAGTGTAACAATAAGTCAGGCTATCCTGGAATCTGGTTGGGGTACAAGTACTCTTGCACAACAATACAACAATTTATTTGGTATTAAAGCTTTAAGAGATTGGACAGGGGAAACTGTTAATTTAGACACTAAAGAATACACAAATGATGGAATTATAACAGTTAAGCAGCCTTTTAGGATTTATAAAAGTTGGAGAGAAAGTATACTGGACCATGCTAAATTTTTAAAAGCTAAATGGTATACAGAATCTGGTGTTTTTAAAGCTACAAATTATCTAGAACAAATAAAAGCAATAGTAGTTGGAGGTTACTGCTCTGCTCCAGACTATATAGAAAAGGTTGAAAATATTATTAAAAAATACAATTTAAATGAGGTGGATAATAACATGGAGATTACAAGAAAAATATCAAACTATAATCATTCTAGTGGAAATAATATAAAATTTATTGTAATGCACGATACTGGAAATTATAAAGATACAGCTTTAGCAAACGCTAATTATTTTGGAGGAGGAAATAGAAATGCATCTGCACATTACTTTGTAGATGAAAATAATATTGTACAAGTTGTGGAAGATTCTAATGCGGCATGGCACTGTGGAGATGGACATGGTAATTATGGAATAACTAATCATAATTCTATAGGAATTGAAATGTGCAATAGTGGTGGATATATAGCAGATGCTACTATAAATAATGCTCTATGGTTAGTTAAAAAACTACAAGCTAAATACAACATTGATAATGACAATGTAGTCAGGCATTATGATGCTTCAAGAAAGAACTGTCCAGCTAATATGTCAACAAATAACTGGGCTAAGTGGTGGGTGTTTAAATCAAGACTAACAGATAATAAAGGAGTAACTTTACCTAGTATTTCTAATGTACCTCTATGGAAATTATGTATAAATGGAAAGATTGTTGAAAGATTACAGCATGAATTAAATACTCAATTTCACGCTAGAATAAAAGAAGATGGTTGGTTTGGAGATACAACATTGAATAAATGTTGCATAGTTACGCAAGGGGCAAAAGGAAACATAACTAAGATTATTCAAGAAAGATTAATAGATAAAGGTTATAGTGTAGGAAAATGGGGGGCAGATGGTAGCTTTGGAAGTGGAACCTATGATGCAGTAGTAAAACTACAAAAGGATAATAGTTTAAGTGCAGATGGTATTGTTGGTAAAGATACATGGAGGGCTTTATTTAAGAAGTAA
- a CDS encoding phage tail spike protein yields the protein MINIYDAKETDFNHNGLAVFNNAIRCEVEEELNGFYGLELEYPIFDKKSNYLIKDNIVKANTPNGYQLFRIYRPVKNMGVVCVYAKHIFYDLIDNFIESYRTGSVKGDTAIKGILNSTQYPHNFKGNSNLNEKSDAFYVRKNPIQALIGDNENSFLSRWGGEILRDKFNISILNSIGTDKDVTISYGKNLLGLEEDLDNSEVVTRIMPTGLTENDSVIMLEEKYIDSPNLEKYPFPKIRHMHFGDIKVDSEKGITESDVKRMLREKVQELYQIQHIDIPKTNYKVDFIELSKTEEYKNYSCLEEVGLGDIVTVKHLKMGIDIRQKVIKYKWDSILNKYLEIELGSFKENLSTDLSNLSNSIDEVKESLENTKKQFNSKIEQQDDRITLTVEEINKTNTKIEQTANSITLEVNNKIDKCNSKIEQTEKGIIATVNGQIRDVDGKIKDCNTKIEQNADNIALVVYGGEINGNALVSAINMSDKKIGMRALNIDLDGYVTFRNLERGETRIDGSCIKTGTIDADEIGSRMSKVSDYVVIDGGRTNSVNGIGTKQRGDGKGYLQLISSTGIILDAHNVVDQDMNAFVTEDWVRQYVREQLENWR from the coding sequence ATAATAAATATATATGATGCAAAGGAAACAGACTTTAACCATAACGGACTTGCAGTATTTAACAATGCTATAAGATGTGAAGTAGAAGAAGAACTTAATGGTTTTTACGGATTAGAACTAGAATATCCTATATTCGATAAAAAATCTAATTATTTAATTAAGGATAATATTGTGAAAGCTAACACTCCTAATGGTTATCAATTATTTCGTATATACAGACCAGTTAAAAATATGGGAGTTGTATGCGTATATGCAAAACATATTTTTTATGATCTAATAGATAATTTTATAGAAAGTTATAGAACTGGAAGTGTCAAAGGTGATACTGCTATAAAAGGAATTTTAAACAGTACACAATACCCTCATAATTTTAAAGGAAACAGTAATCTAAATGAGAAGTCAGATGCATTCTATGTTAGAAAAAATCCAATACAAGCTTTAATAGGAGATAATGAAAATAGCTTTTTAAGCAGATGGGGTGGAGAGATATTAAGAGATAAATTTAATATTTCTATATTAAATAGTATTGGAACTGATAAAGATGTGACTATAAGCTATGGGAAGAACCTTTTAGGACTAGAAGAAGATTTAGATAACAGTGAAGTCGTTACAAGGATTATGCCAACAGGATTAACAGAAAATGATTCAGTAATTATGTTAGAAGAAAAATATATAGATTCTCCTAATTTAGAAAAATATCCGTTTCCTAAAATCCGACATATGCATTTTGGAGATATAAAAGTAGATTCCGAAAAAGGTATAACAGAATCAGATGTAAAAAGAATGCTTAGAGAAAAAGTTCAAGAGTTATATCAAATTCAACATATAGACATTCCTAAAACTAATTATAAGGTAGATTTTATAGAGCTTAGTAAAACAGAAGAATATAAAAACTATAGTTGCTTAGAAGAAGTAGGATTGGGAGATATAGTAACTGTTAAACACTTAAAGATGGGTATAGATATAAGACAAAAAGTAATCAAGTATAAGTGGGATTCTATTTTAAATAAATATTTAGAAATAGAGCTTGGCAGTTTTAAAGAAAATTTATCTACAGATTTAAGTAATCTAAGTAATTCTATAGATGAAGTAAAAGAAAGTTTAGAAAATACTAAGAAACAATTTAATAGTAAGATAGAGCAACAAGATGACAGAATTACTCTTACTGTAGAAGAAATAAATAAGACCAATACAAAGATAGAGCAAACTGCAAACTCTATTACATTAGAAGTAAATAACAAAATAGATAAGTGCAATAGTAAAATAGAGCAGACAGAAAAAGGTATTATAGCAACCGTAAATGGACAAATAAGAGACGTTGATGGCAAGATTAAAGATTGCAATACTAAAATCGAACAAAACGCTGATAATATTGCATTAGTAGTTTATGGAGGAGAAATTAATGGCAATGCTTTGGTTAGTGCTATAAATATGAGTGATAAAAAAATAGGAATGAGGGCATTAAATATTGATTTAGATGGCTACGTAACTTTTAGAAATTTAGAAAGAGGAGAAACCAGAATTGATGGAAGTTGTATAAAGACTGGTACAATAGATGCGGATGAAATAGGTTCTAGGATGAGTAAAGTAAGTGACTATGTTGTAATAGATGGTGGAAGAACCAACTCTGTAAATGGTATCGGCACAAAGCAACGTGGCGATGGTAAGGGATACTTACAATTAATATCTAGTACAGGAATTATATTAGACGCCCACAATGTAGTAGATCAAGACATGAATGCTTTTGTAACAGAAGATTGGGTAAGACAATATGTTAGAGAGCAATTAGAAAACTGGAGATAA
- a CDS encoding XkdX family protein, whose amino-acid sequence MIKFIKEYFLMGLYVEKDLDIFVTAKWITKQEKEEIIKSKVDAY is encoded by the coding sequence ATGATTAAATTTATAAAAGAATATTTTTTAATGGGATTATATGTAGAAAAAGACTTAGACATTTTCGTAACAGCTAAGTGGATTACAAAACAAGAAAAGGAAGAAATAATTAAAAGTAAAGTTGATGCATACTAG